The Nocardioides ochotonae genome segment GGTGGACGCGCAAGGCGTCGCCGATGGGATGCGCCCGAACGGTATGGCGTCCGTGCTGATCGCCCTGAGTGGCTGCCGCGTCCACGCCGCGCCCCTGCTAGGGCTCGTCCTGTTCGTCGGTGCCGATGACTACCGCGTGGACAACGTCCCGGCAGACATGATCTACATGGCCCGCTGCCTGGACGACGACCTGCCCCGCGACCTGCTCCCGTAGCCACCCCCGCGAGTCGCGTCAAACGTTCCACGGAGGTACAATGTAAGCCCAAAGAGGGAAAGGGAAAGGAGAGGGAGATGGTCGCGCCGACCGTTACCTACACCGACGGGCTGTACGCCCACTACGCCGTCAAGGCGGACGCCCTCGACGTCACGCTGGACGTCGTCGCCGACTGGGACACCGGGCAGATCCAGGACGCGATCTGGTCGACCCCTGGGGCAGCCCTGGCCGCGCCTAAGACCGAGGGACTAAACAAGGTCGAGCTCGCGATCGTCCTCACCTACCTGACTGGTGGCGCTGCCGACTGACCGGCCCCGTAGGCTGGCCCCTGCCCTGGACCTCCCTGGCGTGGAGGTCCGGGGTCCAACCGGGGCGACATGGCCCCTGACCTGCGGATATGTCCCGGTAGGACTGTGCGTGATTCTGTTGAGGGATTCACCTTCAAGGGCATGACCGACGAGATGCTCGCCTGGCAGACCGAGCGGTTCCTCGCCCTCGAGACGCACCGCGAGGGCCATACGGTGTTTGTCCGCCCGGAGCAGGTCGTCGAGATCGCCTTCGACGGCCTCCAGCGCTCCACCCGCTACCCCGGCGGGCTGGCGCTGCGCTTCGCCCGCGTGCTGCGCTACCGCGATGACAAGACCGCCGCCGAGGCCGACACGATCGAGACCGTGCGTCGCCTGGCCTGATCCTCCGGCTCAACTCAGTGGCGCCCCGCCGCGCCCGCTGGCACCCTCGCGCCATGACCCAGGACCCGACGCCCGCGGCGCAGGAGTGCGTCTTCTGCGCCATCATGGCGGGCGAGGCCGAGGCCAGCGTGGTGCACGAGGACGACACCGCCGTGGCCTTCATGGACCTCAACCCGGTCACCTCCTCGTCGTACCGCGCCGGCACGCAGTCGGCCTGGACGACATCGATCGCCAGACCAGCGCCCATGTCTGGTCGGTCGGCCAGGACATGGCTCGAGCCCTGCGACGCTCGCGCCTGCGGTGCCCGAGGGATCAACCTCCTCATCTGCGACGGCGCGGCCGCCTTCCAGTCTGTCTTCCACTTCCACCTGCACGTCATCCCGCGCTATCCGGATGACGGGTGGACCCTGACCCCCGATTCGCCGTCGCGCGAGAGATCGCTGCTGGACAGCGACGCGCAGGCGATCCGAAGCGCCCTCGCGTCGACCGCGTGACCCTGTGGCCACGCGCGACACTCCGCCAAGGGACAGACACACCTCCGCAGCGCGCAACCGCGTCGGGCCGGGTATTCCGGACCACGACGACGACCGCATATGGCCGCCTTGAGCCTCTTAGCCACTCCGGCCCGACGTGTAAGTGGTTACCTATGATCCGCAAGGTCCATTGTCAAGCGAGTCAACGCCCGCAGAAACGTAAGCGCAAGACCGGAAGGTTTAGTTTTGGAACAGCAGTTCGGGCCGGTCACGGCATCGCACATCGCAAGGCGAGCAGAAGAGCTTCGGATCATCTACGTCGGGATGAGCATGGCCGTCGTAGCTCTTTCGCTCCCGAGCATTCCACTGCTCCGCGCCGTCAACGAAGCTTGCGGAAATCGGGGTGTGCCGGTCGACCAGCCCTTCTCGATCACGGAAGGGGTAGGCGATGACGGCGAGACCTTCAGTTCGCGTGAAATCCTAATACAGTGCGCAAACCTCTCGGGCGACTCGCGGGTAGAGGACCTACTACACGTTGCCATGATGCAGGGCGGGATCAGAGTCGCCGCGCTTGTCGAAAGTGGTAATTTTCGCGACAGAGAAAATCCCCTACTTGAGTTTACCCGCCACTTCCGGAACGCCTGCGCGCACAACGGCAACTGGCACTTCCGTGGCGGCGAGCCCCGCGCTCGCGCCGAACTCCGCGGCAAAATGCTCGACCCGTCACTCCATGGCCAAAGGGCGGTGTGGGCGTGGGTGACCCCCCTCCTGTATATGCAATGGCTCGCCGACATTCGCGACCACTTTGCCGAGGTCGGTCGCGCACGTGGAGAGGAGCCACAGCCAGTAGCCCAGAACCCTCCCCGACTCGTTTAGGCGAAGCCGCCAATCGGCGCATCTCTGAGGTTCCTATAGCTCTGGCAGTGTCGCTCCACCCCGTTCGCGCGCACCACAGGCGGGCGGTCAGCGGGTAGTCAGCGGGCGCGAGACCACGGTGTCGTGAACTCCCCCACCAACATGCACCTCCATGGCGAGTCACCTAGGCCAATACCCCGGCAGGAAACCCGCAGACATCAGGGCTTCAGCGCACCACTCAACGCGGCGAGCGTCTCCTCGACGAGCCGGTAGAACGCCCAGCGCCCCCGCTGCTCACGCACGACGAGCCCGGCGTCCACCAGCTGCTTCATGTGGTGCGACACCGTCGGCTGCGAGAGACCCACCGGCTCGGTCAGGTCGCAGATGCAGGCCTCGCGCTCGGGCTGTGCGGCGATCAGGGACAGCAGCCGGACCCGCGTGGGGTCGCCGAGCGCCTTGAACGTCCGCGCCAGTCGCTGCGCCTCCTCCACGTCCAGCACGCCGCCGGTGACGGTGGAGCAGCAGGCCGAGGCGTCGACGACGGGGAGGGACGTGGCGGCGGTCATGGCTTGAGTCTGCCAGACGCATTGACAATCGTCGATAGATAGAGAACCCTCGATCCATCGACACACGCCGATACGACGCGAAAGGCAGGCGGTCATGACCACGACCCCGACCCCCGACGAGACCAACACCGAGGCCTCGCAGCTGCGCGAGGAGGTCCGCAGCCGCTACGCCCAGGCAGCCACCGCCGTCGTCGGCGGCACCGGCAACGCCGAGCTCAATGAGGCGCTCCAGGTGGTCGAGGACGACTGCGGGACCTCGTGCTGCAGCGGTGAGGTCGCGGTCGACGAGTCGTTCGGCGCGACCCTCTACAGCAGCGACGACCAGCAGGCCCTCCCCGCCGAGGCGGTCGCGGCCAGCCTGGGCTGCGGCAACCCGACCGCGGTCGCCGACCTGCGCGCCGGCGAGAAGGTGCTCGACCTCGGCTCGGGGGGCGGCATCGACGTACTCCTCTCCGCCCGCCGGGTCGGCGAGACCGGGTTCGCCTACGGCGTCGACATGACCGACGAGATGCTCGACCTCGCCCGCGCCAACGCCGCGAAGGCCGGCGCGAGCAACGTCGAGTTCCTCAAGGGCACCATCGAGGACATCCCGCTGCCGGACGCCGCCGTGGACGTCGTCATCTCCAACTGCGTCATCAACCTCTCCGTCGACAAGCCCCGGGTGATCGCCGAGATGCACCGGGTGCTCGTCCCGGGCGGCCGGATCGGGATCTCCGACGTCGTCGCCGAGGACCACCTCACGCCCGAGGACCGCGCCGAGCGGGGCTCGTACGTCGGCTGCATCGCCGGCGCCCTGTCGCGCAGCGAGTACCTCGACGGGCTCGGTGCCGCCGGGTTCGTCGACGCGGAGGTCGAGTTCACCCACGAGGCCGCCCCGGGCATGCACGGCGCGATCATCCGCGCCACCAAGCCGACCGCATGAGCAGCACCGTCTCCTCGACCACCGACGCGGCAGCCGGCCGGCGGCTGTCCACCCTCGACCGCTACCTCCCGGTGTGGATCGGGATCGCGATGGTCGCCGGCCTGCTCGCCGGTCGCTGGGTGCCCGGGATCGCCGACGCCCTCGACGCCGTCACCGTCGGCTCGATCTCGGTGCCGATCGCGCTCGGCCTGCTGGTGATGATGTACCCGGTGCTGGCCAAGGTCCGCTACCACGAGGTCGGCCACGTCGTCCGCGACCGGCGGATGATGGCGCTCTCCTTGGTCCTCAACTGGGTCCTCGGCCCGGCGCTGATGTTCGCCCTGGCCTGGCTGTTCCTGCCCGACCTGCCCGAGTACCGCACCGGGCTCATCATCGTCGGCCTGGCCCGCTGCATCGCGATGGTCATCATCTGGAACGACCTGGCCTGCGGGGACCGCGAGGCCGCCGCGGTCCTGGTCGCCGTGAACTCCGTCTTCCAGGTCCTCGCCTTCGCGCTGCTCGGCTGGTTCTACCTCGACCTGCTGCCCGGCTGGCTGGGCCTGTCCACCACCGGCCTCGACGTCTCCCCCTGGCAGATCGCCTGGAGCGTGCTCGTCTTCCTCGGGATCCCGCTGGCCGCCGGCTACCTCACCCGGCGCATCGGCGAGAAGCGACGCGGCCGCGAGTGGTACGAGGAGCGCCTCCTGCCGCGCCTGGGCCCGTGGGCGCTGTACGGGCTGCTGTTCACGATCGTCGTGCTGTTCGCGCTCCAGGGCGAGACGATCACCGGCCAGCCCCTCGACGTGGCGCGCATCGCCGTACCGCTGGTCATCTACTTCGCGCTCATGTGGGCCGGCTCGCTGCTGCTGGCCCGCCGCGTCGGTCTGGGGTACGCCCGCGCCACCACCGTCGCCTTCACCGCCGCGGGCAACAACTTCGAGCTCGCGATCGCCGTCGCCATCGCGGTCTTCGGGGTCACCAGCGGCCAGGCGCTCGCCGGGGTCGTCGGTCCGCTCATCGAGGTCCCGGTCCTGGTGGGACTGGTGTACGTCAGCCTCTGGGCGCGCCGCTTCTTCCCCGACCAGGCCCAGGGGGTCGCCCGATGACGGCCGAGCGGGTGCCGCAGGTGGTGTTCGCCTGCGTCCGCAACGGCGGGCGCTCGGTGATCGCCCGGGTGCTCACCGAGCAGTACGCCGTGGGCCGCGTCGTCGCGGTGTCGGCCGGCACCCAGCCCGGAGAGCGGATCCACCCCGAGGTCGCCCGCGCGCTCGAGCAGCTCGGGCTCGACACCTCCCGCGAGCGCCCCCAGCGCCTCACCACCGAGATGGTGGCCGCCAGCGACCTCGCCATCACGCTCGGCTGCGGCGAGGAGTGCCCCTACGTCCCCGGGGTGACCTACCGCGACTGGCCCGTTGACGACCCGGGCGGCCAGGACGACGCCACGGTGCGCCGCATCGTCGCCGACCTGGACACCCGTGTCCGCGACCTGCTGCGCGAGCTCGTCCCCGATCTCCCGCTTGCGGCGAGCGTCCTCGACGGCTGAGGACCGGGTCGACCGGTCAGCGCCGGACCTCGTAGTGGGCCGCGGTCACGCCGTCCGGGAGGTCCTGCGTCCCCACGTGCCGTAGGTTCACCCAGCTGTCCAGGGCGCTGAAGAACGGCGTACCGCCGCCGACCAGGACCGGGTGTGTGACCACCTGGTACTCGTCGATCAGGCCGGCGCGCATCGCCGTACCCGCGAGGCCGGCGCCACCGATCTCCATCGGGGCGCCGTCCTCGGCCTTCAGGCGGCGGATCTCGGCCACGGCGTCACCGGTGACGAGGCGCGCGTTGCCGTCGGCCTCGTCGAGGGTCGTGGAGAACACCACCTTCGGCGTCCGCTGCCAGAGCTGGGCGAACTCGACCTCCACGGGCGTCGCGTCCGGCTGCTGGTCGGCGGTCGGCCAGTGCGCGCTCATCAGCTCCCACAGCCTGCGGCCGTACAGCGAGAGCCCGATCTCCCGGGCGCGGTCGTTGAACCACTGGTGCAGCTCGGGGCTCGGCACGCTCCAGCCGATGTCGTCGCCGGGTGCGGCGATGTAGCCGTCCAGGCTCGCGTTCATCATGTAGCTCAGCTTGCGCACGTGGTCAGCCTCCATCGCGTCGTCCGGTCTGTCGGCTACCGACCGCGTCGCCGGCGCGAACTCATCGGCGCGCGGCCAACTCCGGGTGCGCCGGTCGCGTGCTCAGACCGCGGCCGGGTGTGGTCGCTGGTACCAGACCAGCGCAGGCACCAGCAGCAGCGCGAGCAGTCCGCCGCCCAGCGCGAGCGTGGCGAAGCTGGACACCCCGACCACCATCCCGGAGAGCGCCCCACCACCGGCACCCGAGAGGGCGATGAGCACGTCGACGGCGCCCTGGGTCTTGGCGCGGGTCTCCAGCGTGGTGGCGTCGACGATGAGCGCCGTGCCGGCGATCAGCCCGAAGTTCCAGCCCAGGCCCAGGAGGACCAGGGCCGCCGCGATGAGCGGCATCGAGTCGCCCGGGGCGAGGGCGGCCAGCACGCCCGCGGCGAGGAGGGTCACCCCCGAGGCAGCCGCCATCGGGACGCGACCGATCCGGTCGACCAGCGGGCCGGTGACCAGGGACGGCAGGAACATCGCGCCGACGTGGAGCCCGATCACGAACCCGACATCGCCGAGGCTGTGGTCGTGATGGCGCATGTGCACCGGGGTCATCGTCATGATCGCGACCATCGAGACCTGGGTCAGCACCATGATGGTCGCCCCGACCGCGACCCCGCGCGACGACCCGGCGGCCGGTTCGAGGGCCGCGTCCGACCCCTCCCCGCCCGCAGCGAGCGCCGCCCGGCTGCGCTCGTCGGCGATCCGCCGCGCGGTGAGCAGCGGGTCCGGCCGCAGGAAGACGAGGAGCACCAGCCCCGCCAGCCCGTAGGCCACGGCGGCCAACAGGAACGGCCCGGTCAGCGCCGGTACGCCGAGGGCGCGCGCGAGGTCGCCGAGCGGGTCGACGAGGTTGGGGCCGGCGACGGCGCCGAAGGTGGTCGACACCATGGCGATCGAGACCGCGGTGCCGCGCGACTGCGCGGGCGCCAGGTCGGTTCCGGCGTACCGCGCCTGCAGGTTGGTGGCGGTCCCGCCGCCGTACACGAACAGCGCGACGAAGAACAACGGCAGGTTCTCGAGCACCGCCGCGAGGACGATGAACGCCGCGCCCACGGCGCCGACGAGGAAGCCGCCGGCGAGCCCGAGGCGACGCCCGGAACGCTGGGACACCCGGCCCACGGTGAACGCCGCGAGCGCCGAGCCGAGAGTGAACAGCGCGGCCGGGAGACCGGCGACGCTCTCGCCGCCGACCAGGTCCTGGGCGAGGAGGCCGCCGACGGTGACGCCGGCGGCCAGGCCCGCGCCACCGAACACCTGGGAGATGACGACAACCGTGAGCGTGCGCCGGTAGAGGCGCCGCTGCTCCTCGGCTCCGATCGGGTCGGTTGCCGGCGAGGCAGGCGTCATGGGTTCTCCGTGGTGCTTCGGGCCTCGCGTCGTTCCCAGGCCGGATCGGTTGCAGGACCAACCATGCCGGGTCGGTCTAGCAGCGTCGGTGGAAGGTCAGCCTGCCGCCGGGTAGGTGTTTGGTCTTGTAGGCAGGGTCGTGAGCTCGGGCGTGGTGGCGGGGACAGAGCAGCCGGCCGCTGGCCACGCTGGTCACACCGCCGCACGACCACGGAACGTCGTGGTGGGCGTGGCAGAGACCCGGCGGCCAGTCGCACCCCTCCGCGGTGCAGCCGCCGTCGCGCAGCGCCAGGGCGACACGGTGGGTCTTGGTGTGGAACCGGCGCTTGCGACCGACATCGAGCGGACGGCCCTGACCGTCGAGGACGGCCGGCACGATCCCGGCCTCACACGCCAGGCGCCGGGCTTCGGTGGCGGAGATCGTCTCGCCGGTGTGCAGGTGTGCGGCGCGCAGCCCACCGAGCAGGGAGTCCAGGGTCATCGTGATCACGATGGTCGCGGCCACGCCCCCGGCGTCGGGGACCCGGTCGGTGGGATAGCGCTCGAGATAGCCGCAGAACGCCTGCCCGAGCCGTTCCGGCCCCGGCCGCCGCTCACCTGCCACAGCGCCGGCGCCGTTCACCGCGTGTTGGTGCTTCGGGGCGGCGATCGCCAACAGCGCGGCGCGCAACATCGCCGCATGGTGGGGCGGGATCGTGAAACGCCCGTGGGTCTTGCCGTGCCCGTCATCCGACATCGTCAGCCGGGCCGCGGCACGCGCCGCGGCCTCCTCGCGCTCCAGCCGTGCGGCCTCGGCGGCGTCGGCCTGCTCGGGAGCAGCCACCTCCATCAGGCGCTTGGCCAGGCGGCGCAGGGTGATCGCGTCATGCTCGCCCGCCTGCTCGAGGAGGAACTCCTCGGCCTTGGCGCGGGTGTCGTCGTCGACCAGCTCGGCCGGTAGGTCGTCGACCGCGTCGACGATCACCTGAGCCTGGTCGAGGTGGATCCGCCCGACGGCAAACGCCTCCCGGACAGTGTCGTGCTGCCCGGTGTCCAGCGCCCCGGGCCAGCCGCATCAATCGGTGGGTCTCCGGGCGGGTGAGACGGGCGTGGTGCGCCCACCAGTTCGCGGTGCTCGTCGCCCCGACCGCGTCGCCGACCTCGACGGCATGGGCGTGGGCCGCGAGGCGCAGCCGCAGCTCCTGCAATCGGTCGATCTCAGCCCCCCGGGCCAGCAGCGCCGCCCCCGTCTCCGCCTCGCTCAAGGACCACACCGGCGCATCGGCGACCGCGTCGAGGGCCTCGTGCACGCACGCCACCGCCGCGGCCACCGGGTGACCGGATCGGGGCTGGCGAGGTGCTTCCATGGACCTACTCAACCACCGACCACCGACAGTCCCGGGCGACCGTTCCCCCAGGTCAGAAGACCTGTGGACAACCACCCGACCTGCCCGGACGGGCAAGCGGGCGCCTCGGCCCGAGCAGTACGTCTGCCATCCGCGCAGGAGCGGCGAGCGCACTCCCCCGGGGGTGCCCGTTGTCGTTGCTGCCTGTCTGGGACGGCGGGTGGCGGGGCTCCTCGTGCCCGGTGAGTCGCTTCCGGTTGCGTCTGTTATCCGAACGTCGGGCGCCGCTCATGCAGTCGACCAGCGCCGGGCTGTGCCCGGTTGCGCCGTCCGAACAGGTGCGGAACGTTCGACAGCACCGCCCGCAGACTCGGCTCACGCCGAACCGGAGATCGGGCAGGAAGGAGCGCTCCCGTGCGCATCGGCGACATCGACCTGCACCCGCTCACCGACGGCACGTTCCGTGCCGGGCCGGGCTACTCGGCGACCCCGTGACCACGCACGGGCACGAGGACTACTTCGCATCGGACGGCAAGGCGTTCCTGCCGATCGGCTGCTTCCTCATCGGTGGACAGCTCACCTCGTCGACCACGACACGTCGATCGCCCCCGGGGTTGACCTCGTCATGACGCCCGGGCACACCCCCGGACACCTCTCCGTCGTCGTCTCCTCAGGCGTCCATCGGAGACGCCGACCCCGGGCTCGCCGCGCAGGTGCGCGGGCGGCTGTTCCGTGAGCTCGAGGGAGAGCACGTCATCGGCGCCGGATCGCACTTCCCCGAGCTGCGGTTCGGCCGGGTGCTCGCCGGCGAGCTTCGCCGCTGGATCGCCTGAGCAGCGCGCCTCAGCCGACCTGCACCCGTCCGTCCTCCACCCGCCAGCGCTGATCCAGCGCGACGTTCGCCAGCAGCCGGCGGTCGTGGGAGACCAGCAGCAGCGCGCCGTCGTACGACGCGAGCGCCTCCTCGAGCTGCTCGATCGCGGGCAGGTCGAGGTGGTTGGTGGGCTCGTCCAGCACCAGCAGGTTGACCCCGCGGGCCTGGAGCAGCGCCATCGCGGCGCGGGTCCGCTCACCGGGCGAGAGCCGGCCGACGAGGCTGGAGACCTGGTCGGCCTTGAGACCGAACTTCGCAAGCAGGGTGCGGACCTCGGCCGGCGTCCACTCGGGGACCGCGAGCTCGACGGCGGTGCCGAGCGGCTGGTCCTCGGGCAGTCCGGTGCGGGCCTGGTCGATCACGCCGACCGACACCGAGGCGCCCAGCGACGCCGAGCCGGAGTCGGGCGCGACCTCGCCGAGGAGCAGCCGCAGCAGCGTGGTCTTGCCGGCGCCATTGGGACCGGTGATGCCGATCCGGTCGCGCGCGTTGACCTGCAGCGAGGCGGGCCCGAAGGTGAAGTCACCTTGGGTCAGCGTCGCCTCGTTGAGCGTCGCGACCACCGCCGAGGAACGCGGCGCGGCGGCGATGCTGAACTGCAGCACCCACTCCTTGCGAGGCTCCTCGACCTCGTCGAGCCGCGCGATCCGCGACTCCATCTGGCGCACCTTCTGCGCCTGCTTCTCCGAGGACTCGCTCTGCGCGCGGCGGCGGATCTTGTCGTTGTCAGGTGACTTCTTCATCGCATTGCGCACGCCCTGGGAGCTCCACTCGCGCTGCACCTTCGCGCGCGAGACCAGGTCGGCCTTCTTGTCCGCGAACTCCTCGTAGGCCTCGCGGGCGTGGCGCTTGGCCACCGCGCGGTCGGCGAGGAACGCGTCGTACCCGCCGTCGTAGACCGCCACCTGGTGCTGGGCCAGGTCGAGCTCGACCACCCGGGTCACGCAGCGGGCCAGGAACTCGCGGTCGTGGGAGACCAGCACGACTCCCCCGCGCAGCCCGCGCACGAAGGCCTCCAGCCGCTCCAGGCCGTCGAGGTCGAGGTCGTTGGTCGGCTCGTCGAGCAGGACGACGTCGAAGCGGCTCAGCAGCAGCGCGGCCAGCGCGGCGCGCGCCGCCTGCCCGCCGGACAGCGAGGTCATCAGCGCGTCCGGGCCGACGTCGAGCCCGAGGTCGGCGAGCACCGGCGGCAGCCGGTCCTCGAGGTCGGAGGCACCGGAGGCCATCCAGTGGTCGAAGGCGACGGCGTAGGCGTCGTTGGCGCCGGGCGTGTCCGAGCCGAGCGCCGCGGCGCACCACTCCATCGCCTCGGTCGCGGCCGTCGCA includes the following:
- a CDS encoding ArsR/SmtB family transcription factor, which encodes MTAATSLPVVDASACCSTVTGGVLDVEEAQRLARTFKALGDPTRVRLLSLIAAQPEREACICDLTEPVGLSQPTVSHHMKQLVDAGLVVREQRGRWAFYRLVEETLAALSGALKP
- the arsM gene encoding arsenite methyltransferase, whose translation is MTTTPTPDETNTEASQLREEVRSRYAQAATAVVGGTGNAELNEALQVVEDDCGTSCCSGEVAVDESFGATLYSSDDQQALPAEAVAASLGCGNPTAVADLRAGEKVLDLGSGGGIDVLLSARRVGETGFAYGVDMTDEMLDLARANAAKAGASNVEFLKGTIEDIPLPDAAVDVVISNCVINLSVDKPRVIAEMHRVLVPGGRIGISDVVAEDHLTPEDRAERGSYVGCIAGALSRSEYLDGLGAAGFVDAEVEFTHEAAPGMHGAIIRATKPTA
- a CDS encoding dihydrofolate reductase family protein, whose translation is MRKLSYMMNASLDGYIAAPGDDIGWSVPSPELHQWFNDRAREIGLSLYGRRLWELMSAHWPTADQQPDATPVEVEFAQLWQRTPKVVFSTTLDEADGNARLVTGDAVAEIRRLKAEDGAPMEIGGAGLAGTAMRAGLIDEYQVVTHPVLVGGGTPFFSALDSWVNLRHVGTQDLPDGVTAAHYEVRR
- a CDS encoding HIT family protein, whose translation is MNLLICDGAAAFQSVFHFHLHVIPRYPDDGWTLTPDSPSRERSLLDSDAQAIRSALASTA
- a CDS encoding ATP dependent DNA ligase, with the protein product MTDEMLAWQTERFLALETHREGHTVFVRPEQVVEIAFDGLQRSTRYPGGLALRFARVLRYRDDKTAAEADTIETVRRLA
- a CDS encoding arsenate-mycothiol transferase ArsC, with protein sequence MTAERVPQVVFACVRNGGRSVIARVLTEQYAVGRVVAVSAGTQPGERIHPEVARALEQLGLDTSRERPQRLTTEMVAASDLAITLGCGEECPYVPGVTYRDWPVDDPGGQDDATVRRIVADLDTRVRDLLRELVPDLPLAASVLDG
- a CDS encoding MFS transporter, producing MTPASPATDPIGAEEQRRLYRRTLTVVVISQVFGGAGLAAGVTVGGLLAQDLVGGESVAGLPAALFTLGSALAAFTVGRVSQRSGRRLGLAGGFLVGAVGAAFIVLAAVLENLPLFFVALFVYGGGTATNLQARYAGTDLAPAQSRGTAVSIAMVSTTFGAVAGPNLVDPLGDLARALGVPALTGPFLLAAVAYGLAGLVLLVFLRPDPLLTARRIADERSRAALAAGGEGSDAALEPAAGSSRGVAVGATIMVLTQVSMVAIMTMTPVHMRHHDHSLGDVGFVIGLHVGAMFLPSLVTGPLVDRIGRVPMAAASGVTLLAAGVLAALAPGDSMPLIAAALVLLGLGWNFGLIAGTALIVDATTLETRAKTQGAVDVLIALSGAGGGALSGMVVGVSSFATLALGGGLLALLLVPALVWYQRPHPAAV
- the arsB gene encoding ACR3 family arsenite efflux transporter; this encodes MSSTVSSTTDAAAGRRLSTLDRYLPVWIGIAMVAGLLAGRWVPGIADALDAVTVGSISVPIALGLLVMMYPVLAKVRYHEVGHVVRDRRMMALSLVLNWVLGPALMFALAWLFLPDLPEYRTGLIIVGLARCIAMVIIWNDLACGDREAAAVLVAVNSVFQVLAFALLGWFYLDLLPGWLGLSTTGLDVSPWQIAWSVLVFLGIPLAAGYLTRRIGEKRRGREWYEERLLPRLGPWALYGLLFTIVVLFALQGETITGQPLDVARIAVPLVIYFALMWAGSLLLARRVGLGYARATTVAFTAAGNNFELAIAVAIAVFGVTSGQALAGVVGPLIEVPVLVGLVYVSLWARRFFPDQAQGVAR
- a CDS encoding ABC-F family ATP-binding cassette domain-containing protein, with translation MTATLVAKGLAGGHGHRVLFESLDLTVAPGDVVGVVGANGAGKSTLLRLLAGVDAPLAGSVSLAPADAFVGWLPQEHDRVPGETVAGYIARRTGATAATEAMEWCAAALGSDTPGANDAYAVAFDHWMASGASDLEDRLPPVLADLGLDVGPDALMTSLSGGQAARAALAALLLSRFDVVLLDEPTNDLDLDGLERLEAFVRGLRGGVVLVSHDREFLARCVTRVVELDLAQHQVAVYDGGYDAFLADRAVAKRHAREAYEEFADKKADLVSRAKVQREWSSQGVRNAMKKSPDNDKIRRRAQSESSEKQAQKVRQMESRIARLDEVEEPRKEWVLQFSIAAAPRSSAVVATLNEATLTQGDFTFGPASLQVNARDRIGITGPNGAGKTTLLRLLLGEVAPDSGSASLGASVSVGVIDQARTGLPEDQPLGTAVELAVPEWTPAEVRTLLAKFGLKADQVSSLVGRLSPGERTRAAMALLQARGVNLLVLDEPTNHLDLPAIEQLEEALASYDGALLLVSHDRRLLANVALDQRWRVEDGRVQVG
- a CDS encoding HIT domain-containing protein — encoded protein: MTRPPPRPTRSRPCVAWPDPPAQLSGAPPRPLAPSRHDPGPDARGAGVRLLRHHGGRGRGQRGARGRHRRGLHGPQPGHLLVVPRRHAVGLDDIDRQTSAHVWSVGQDMARALRRSRLRCPRDQPPHLRRRGRLPVCLPLPPARHPALSG
- a CDS encoding HNH endonuclease signature motif containing protein encodes the protein MIVDAVDDLPAELVDDDTRAKAEEFLLEQAGEHDAITLRRLAKRLMEVAAPEQADAAEAARLEREEAAARAAARLTMSDDGHGKTHGRFTIPPHHAAMLRAALLAIAAPKHQHAVNGAGAVAGERRPGPERLGQAFCGYLERYPTDRVPDAGGVAATIVITMTLDSLLGGLRAAHLHTGETISATEARRLACEAGIVPAVLDGQGRPLDVGRKRRFHTKTHRVALALRDGGCTAEGCDWPPGLCHAHHDVPWSCGGVTSVASGRLLCPRHHARAHDPAYKTKHLPGGRLTFHRRC